The genomic region TATATTTACTTGGTTCATTCTTCAAGAGATTTTCTAAACCAATGTTCTTCAAATATTCTAACTGAGAAGCCTTCTTGACATCCAGAACTTGAAAATCAAAACTAGTGGTTGTTTGAAGTTCTGTTGCGCTCAATAGTTTGGTTTCAAGCTTAAATCCTGCTAATTTACGAGCTTCTATGATAGCCTCATCCTTCTCCTCCGCCTCGAGAAGAGCTTTTTGAGTTTCTTCCACTCCATGTTGGTCAATATAGGTCTTCAATTCATCAGAGACTGGACGCTTTTGTTGAATCGTTAAGCTCAAAAAAGTCTTATCTTTGTAAGTAATGGTTTGGGTTTGCTGGCTGCCATCATCTGACTTGGGCAAGACCAAAGTCTTGGTCACAACTGTATTCTTCTCGGCATTTTCAATAACTGGCAACGCCGACTGAAGCGTATCCTTTTCTGTTTTTGTAGCTGTTCCAGTTTCTTTTTTCTGTCCACAACCAACTAGGACAAAAAGGAAAGCTAGACTAACAAGAACTATTTTTTTCATTTCTTTCTTCTTTCTTTTTGAAATTAAAATAAGACTGGGAGTTGCTCCCAGCCTTGATGTTTATAGAGCTGCACGCAAACGTGCTTCTGCATTTTCTACATTACGGACAGAGCGTGGTAGGAAGGCACGAATATCATCTTCCTTATAGCCAACTTGTAGGCGTTTTTCATCCACAAGAATTGGGCTCTTTAAAATTCTCGGTGTTTCCATAATCAGATTGAGGACTTCATTGACACTCAAATCTTCAATATCCACTCCAAGGGCTTTGGCATAGCGATTTTTAGATGAAACGATGCTGGCTATTCCGTTATCTGTTTTGGTTAGAATATCCAGTAATTCTTCTCTCGTAATTCCTTCTTTACCAAGATTTTGTTCTTTATAACTTAACTGGTGGGCATTGAGCCAGGTTTTTGCTTTTTTACAGCTAGTACAACTTGAGACTGTATAAATTTTAATCATGTACCTACCCCTTTCGCTACATGTTACTATCAGTTTAGTCTATTATACCATAAAAAACATCCGACTTGCGACCTATTTTTAAATTTTTTAACTTTTTTCGTCATTTTCGTACTTTTTTCTTGACAAAATGAAATTTACAGCCATTCTTGATATTTCTTGATATAGATTTTTTTCACAATTGTCACGCTAATCATATACAAAATAATGATGAAAAGTAAAAAGATGAAATAAATCGGTTTTAATGGAGTTAGATGAAGTAGGATTGCGAG from Streptococcus mitis NCTC 12261 harbors:
- a CDS encoding SP0191 family lipoprotein; amino-acid sequence: MKKIVLVSLAFLFVLVGCGQKKETGTATKTEKDTLQSALPVIENAEKNTVVTKTLVLPKSDDGSQQTQTITYKDKTFLSLTIQQKRPVSDELKTYIDQHGVEETQKALLEAEEKDEAIIEARKLAGFKLETKLLSATELQTTTSFDFQVLDVKKASQLEYLKNIGLENLLKNEPSKYISDRLANGATEQ
- the spx gene encoding transcriptional regulator Spx, with the protein product MIKIYTVSSCTSCKKAKTWLNAHQLSYKEQNLGKEGITREELLDILTKTDNGIASIVSSKNRYAKALGVDIEDLSVNEVLNLIMETPRILKSPILVDEKRLQVGYKEDDIRAFLPRSVRNVENAEARLRAAL